In Staphylococcus saccharolyticus, one genomic interval encodes:
- the treR gene encoding trehalose operon repressor, translating into MKQKKFLTIYNELKSNILTQDLNYGNQLPSEYDLVSTYDASRETVRKALHMLEQDGMIQKIRGKGSVVIYQEITEFPFSELISFKEVKEELDLKHETNVILNEIVEAQAFPEVQRELEVSDNEKLVHIQRTRSIHNKVKIFDEDFFLKSVVEAITKGIAQDSIYAYLENKLKLDISYSSKAITFESFSSLDYEIFGNHLTPFTATVRSTVFLKDTTCFQYNISKHLATEFKFKEFSRRR; encoded by the coding sequence ATGAAACAAAAGAAGTTTTTAACTATTTATAATGAACTTAAAAGTAATATCTTAACTCAAGATTTAAATTATGGTAATCAGTTACCTTCTGAGTATGACTTAGTTTCTACTTATGATGCTTCGCGTGAGACTGTTAGAAAAGCATTACATATGCTAGAACAAGATGGAATGATTCAAAAAATCCGAGGTAAAGGTTCAGTGGTTATTTATCAAGAAATTACTGAATTTCCATTTTCTGAGTTAATTAGCTTTAAAGAAGTAAAAGAAGAATTAGATCTTAAACACGAAACAAATGTGATTTTAAACGAAATTGTAGAAGCACAAGCATTTCCTGAAGTTCAAAGAGAGTTAGAGGTTTCTGACAATGAAAAATTAGTTCATATTCAACGGACACGTTCTATTCACAATAAAGTGAAAATCTTCGATGAAGATTTCTTCTTGAAATCAGTAGTTGAGGCAATCACTAAAGGTATAGCTCAAGACTCAATTTATGCGTATTTAGAGAATAAATTGAAATTAGATATAAGTTATTCAAGTAAAGCAATTACATTTGAATCTTTTTCATCTTTGGACTATGAAATTTTTGGGAATCATCTCACGCCTTTTACGGCTACTGTCAGAAGTACTGTTTTTTTAAAAGATACCACATGTTTTCAATATAATATTTCAAAGCATTTAGCTACAGAGTTTAAATTTAAAGAGTTTTCAAGACGGCGATAA